The Tachyglossus aculeatus isolate mTacAcu1 chromosome 4, mTacAcu1.pri, whole genome shotgun sequence genome contains a region encoding:
- the LOC119927326 gene encoding C-type lectin domain family 4 member K-like, translating to MDRHYENVSFGQFSPAPGKGRKDTEEVYEDIPERKSSPQIWDPTPKAGRPAAHRSLRVTCAALVVLVTVLVSSLVAVTVLYLQSQRCPRDGESHRRAVNISTLKSEVEMLQGYLKSTNTALETLKMQHRNFVKKISQNWRFHGGKLYFFSKDKKTWVEAERFCVSEDSHLASVASVEEQTFLYSTANGVYHWIGLSDQDAEGQWRWTDGTVYRDSENQRFWRKGEPNNLGNAENCVHIWGKAEKSWNDASCNRNYPFICKWVPKPSGR from the exons ATGGATAGACATTACGAAAATGTCTCTTTTGGACAATTTTCACCTGCGCCAG gaaagggaagaaaggacacCGAAGAGGTCTACGAGGATATCCCTGAAAGGAAGTCATCTCCGCAGATTTGGG ATCCAACCCCCAAAGCGGGTAGACCTGCAGCCCACAGGAGCCTCCGCGTCACCTGTGCTGCCCTGGTCGTGCTGGTTACGGTCCTCGTGTCTTCTCTCGTTGCGGTGACTGTCCTGT ATCTCCAGAGCCAGAGATGCCCACGGGACGGCGAGAGCCACAGGAGAGCGGTGAACATCAGTACCCTGAAGTCGGAGGTGGAAATGCTACAAGGCTACTTGAAGAGCACCAATACCGCCCTCGAAACACTCAAAATGCAGCACA gaaACTTCGTGAAGAAAATTTCCCAAAACTGGAGGTTCCACGGTGGGAAGCTCTATTTCTTCTCCAAGgacaagaagacctgggttgagGCTGAGCGGTTCTGTGTGTCGGAGGATTCGCACCTGGCGTCGGTGGCCTCGGTGGAAGAACAG ACCTTCCTTTACAGCACAGCCAATGGAGTCTATCACTGGATCGGACTCAGTGACCAGGACGCCGAAGGCCAGTGGCGCTGGACAGATGGAACCGTCTACAGGGACTCTGAGAATCAAAG GTTTTGGAGGAAAGGTGAACCCAATAACCTGGGGAATGCCGAGAACTGCGTTCACATATGGGGGAAAGCAGAAAAATCATGGAATGACGCCAGCTGCAACAGAAACTATCCATTCATCTGCAAGTGGGTCCCAAAGCCGTCCGGACGGTGA